One Sodalinema gerasimenkoae IPPAS B-353 DNA segment encodes these proteins:
- a CDS encoding tRNA (5-methylaminomethyl-2-thiouridine)(34)-methyltransferase MnmD has product MSTPQFPRIPLVRSLAPQQTQDGSFTFFSQEFGELFHSHHGAKQEAEQKFVHPTRLREQAHIHDVLYLLDVCYGLGYNSAAAIDAIWDANPRCRIVLVGLELDRVVPKAAVHEDLLDCWSNDVQWRLADLAQEHQFEDARLSANLYFGDARSQIQDLCESGFQANGIFLDPFSPPTCPELWTVDFLKKLGECLGPKGYLATYSCSAAIRSALQEIGLQIGSTHPVGRKSPGTVAIWGDHPLPPLSLQEQEHLQTRAAIPYRDPRLSDSRDLIQERRRQEQAESNLEPTSHWKKRWAAVN; this is encoded by the coding sequence ATGTCCACACCCCAATTTCCCCGCATCCCCCTCGTGCGATCGCTCGCCCCACAACAGACTCAAGACGGCTCATTTACCTTTTTCTCCCAAGAATTTGGAGAATTATTCCATTCCCATCATGGCGCAAAACAGGAAGCCGAACAGAAGTTCGTCCACCCCACACGCTTGAGAGAACAGGCCCACATCCATGATGTCCTGTACCTTCTCGATGTTTGTTACGGCCTAGGCTACAACAGCGCCGCCGCCATTGACGCCATTTGGGACGCTAACCCCCGCTGTCGCATTGTCTTAGTCGGGTTAGAGTTAGACCGCGTCGTTCCCAAAGCCGCCGTTCATGAAGACTTACTCGATTGTTGGTCCAATGACGTGCAGTGGCGTTTAGCCGACTTAGCACAAGAGCACCAGTTTGAGGATGCTCGTTTGAGTGCGAACTTATACTTTGGGGATGCGCGATCGCAGATTCAGGACCTATGCGAAAGCGGCTTTCAGGCCAACGGTATTTTCCTCGATCCCTTTTCCCCCCCAACCTGTCCCGAATTATGGACCGTGGACTTTCTAAAAAAACTTGGGGAGTGTCTGGGGCCCAAGGGTTACCTAGCGACCTATTCCTGTTCCGCCGCCATCCGCAGCGCCTTACAGGAGATTGGTCTGCAAATCGGCTCAACCCACCCCGTTGGCCGTAAAAGTCCAGGAACCGTCGCCATTTGGGGCGATCACCCTCTCCCCCCCCTCTCCCTCCAAGAACAAGAACACCTACAAACCCGAGCCGCAATTCCCTATCGAGACCCCCGCCTCAGCGATTCCCGAGACCTCATCCAAGAACGCCGCCGTCAAGAACAAGCCGAATCCAACCTAGAACCCACCAGTCACTGGAAAAAACGCTGGGCCGCCGTCAACTGA
- a CDS encoding Uma2 family endonuclease encodes MIQTITKPISFDEFVDWYPQDSACKYELYDGTIVEMPLATGTHSNITGFITGELHFEIRRLKLPYSIPGDCLLKPVETESGYQPDVTVLDKEALNQEPRWQKESIVTLGSSIRLVVEVVSQNWQNDYMRKLADHEVMGIPEYWIVDYLGLGGRRFIGNPKSPTLSVYTMVDGEYEVQQFRGDDRVESLTFPELELTVKDIFENP; translated from the coding sequence ATGATTCAAACCATTACAAAACCCATTTCCTTCGATGAATTTGTGGACTGGTATCCCCAAGATTCCGCCTGCAAATACGAACTCTACGACGGAACCATTGTCGAAATGCCCTTAGCCACTGGAACCCACTCCAACATCACCGGATTTATCACCGGTGAACTCCATTTTGAAATCAGACGGCTCAAATTACCATACTCAATTCCCGGTGATTGTTTGTTGAAACCCGTCGAGACCGAATCAGGATATCAGCCCGATGTAACTGTTTTAGATAAAGAGGCGTTAAATCAAGAACCCCGTTGGCAAAAGGAGTCAATTGTAACCCTGGGGAGTTCCATACGACTGGTGGTTGAAGTGGTTAGCCAGAATTGGCAGAATGATTATATGAGGAAGCTGGCGGATCATGAAGTGATGGGGATACCAGAATATTGGATTGTGGATTATCTAGGATTGGGAGGACGGCGGTTTATTGGTAATCCTAAATCGCCGACTCTTTCGGTTTATACGATGGTTGATGGAGAGTATGAAGTCCAGCAATTTCGGGGAGACGACCGGGTGGAATCGTTGACATTTCCTGAACTGGAATTAACCGTTAAGGATATTTTTGAAAATCCCTAG